The DNA window CATCCCCCTCAAGGAGCGGGTGGTCGACCGCTTCTACGACCCGCTGAAGGCGCTCGTTAGACTCGTGCGGCGACGCTAGCAGTCCGTGGAAAAACCCGGCGCCGCCGCCGGGACCGGGCTCAGCCGAAGTCTTCGACGTTCAATACGTGCATGTCGGCAATCCGCCGAAGTCCCGAGCCCGATGTAAGATACACCTCGGCGCCCGAAACGAGGGCCGTTGCAATCTGCAGGGCCCGTTCCGGCCGACCTCCAAGCTGCGCTCGCACTTCGGCGGCCTGGATGGCGATCTCGGGGCCGGCCGACACGATCTCCAGCCGTGGGTAGAGGCGCATGTTCCGCGCCACATCGCGCGCCGACGCCGGCTTTCCCTGCCGATACACCTCGGCGAGGATCTGGTACAGGGTCAGACTCGACGTTTGGGCCCTGATGCCGCCGCTCGCAATGCCCGAGAAGACGACATCCGTTTGTCTCGTCGGGCCCCTGTCGATCAGGTGAAGGGCGAACACGCGAGCGTCGACG is part of the Candidatus Palauibacter polyketidifaciens genome and encodes:
- a CDS encoding PIN domain-containing protein — its product is MAQAANPAGLEERLTAAELVHVDARVFALHLIDRGPTRQTDVVFSGIASGGIRAQTSSLTLYQILAEVYRQGKPASARDVARNMRLYPRLEIVSAGPEIAIQAAEVRAQLGGRPERALQIATALVSGAEVYLTSGSGLRRIADMHVLNVEDFG